The proteins below are encoded in one region of Egibacteraceae bacterium:
- a CDS encoding S-adenosylmethionine:tRNA ribosyltransferase-isomerase, translated as MTPNQTVFAGVPGSAESPCAGRAFSTRLVTDLVAAGIGVAPLLLHTGVSSPEEGEAPYPERYRVPAATAERVNDARARGHRVVAVGTTVARALETVTHADGVTSDGAGWTDLEITHERGVRALDGLLTGWHEPRSSHLRLLAAVAGRPLLAASYAAALDGGYRWHEFGDLHLILRTAPGGARLR; from the coding sequence TTGACGCCTAACCAGACGGTCTTCGCCGGGGTTCCCGGCAGCGCCGAGTCGCCCTGCGCGGGACGGGCGTTCTCGACGCGGCTGGTCACCGACCTCGTCGCCGCGGGGATCGGTGTTGCACCCCTGCTGCTGCACACCGGGGTCTCGTCGCCGGAGGAGGGCGAGGCGCCCTACCCCGAGCGCTACCGGGTCCCCGCCGCGACCGCCGAGCGGGTCAACGACGCCCGGGCGCGCGGGCACCGGGTCGTGGCGGTCGGCACCACCGTCGCCCGGGCACTTGAGACCGTCACCCACGCCGACGGCGTCACGTCGGACGGTGCCGGCTGGACCGACCTGGAGATCACCCACGAGCGCGGCGTGCGGGCGTTGGACGGGCTCCTGACCGGTTGGCACGAGCCCCGCTCGTCGCATCTGCGCCTGCTGGCGGCCGTCGCCGGGCGCCCGCTCCTGGCGGCCAGCTACGCCGCGGCGCTCGACGGTGGCTACCGCTGGCACGAGTTCGGCGACCTGCACCTCATCCTGCGCACGGCCCCGGGCGGCGCTCGGCTACGGTAG
- the pepN gene encoding aminopeptidase N produces the protein MPTDNLTRDEARTRAALLSDVAYDVDLDLAGDGDTFASRTVARFACAQAGASSFIDLDAESVQSATLNGQALPAAAFTGHRLRLEDLAERNELVVDARCRYQRTGVGLHRFTDPVDGHVYLHTQFEPFDAHRVYACFDQPDLKAPFTLRVEAPAGWECISNAAAEERPDEGVAGTWRFGQTLALSPYITALVAGPFHAVHEPFTLEVDGMAAQDIPLGVYCRRSLAEYLDTDEILEVTRQAFAFFTEAFGYPYPFGKYDQLFVPEFSFGAMENAGCVTFSEGYVFRSKVTDAARQSRASTITHEMAHMWFGDLVTMRWWDDLWLNESFATYMGTLALAEATRFDTAWARFAGSTKSWALSQDQLPTTHPIAADIVDTDAVRTHFDGITYAKGASVLKQLVAWVGREAFLSGVRDYFARHAFGNAELSDFLAALEAAGGRDLGEWSKQWLQTAGVTTLRVEVSSRIDLQTEDGRYNAVTINQEATEEHPTLRDHRLVVGCYTLTRAELGRTRRVELDVTGPSTEVEELADEKAADLLLPNDEDLAFAKVRLDDWSVGTLLANLSRITDPLARSLCWGALWDQTRDAELPARRFVRLVADHAAAEYEIGTLQSLLGQAVSAIMRFGDPDNREAAKALLADAVRHELDGAEAGSDRQLVWVRQLASLAATEQDRAWARGLLDGAVEVPGLAVDTELRWHLVGGLAAVGDADEALIAAEADRDQTDMGARRAAGARAARPIAEAKAEAWAALTEDRHLTLAMMRALVGGFSQAGQEEVLAPYVDPYVDLLADVWATRTPEEALLLTSGLYPSPVVSEDAVAAADRALALEGLPAPGRRMVIEARDSTQRALRARAADRS, from the coding sequence ATGCCGACCGACAACCTCACCCGTGACGAGGCGCGCACGCGCGCCGCGCTGCTGTCCGACGTCGCCTACGACGTCGACCTGGACCTGGCCGGTGACGGCGACACCTTCGCCAGCCGCACCGTCGCGCGCTTCGCGTGCGCGCAGGCGGGGGCGTCGAGCTTCATCGACCTCGACGCCGAGTCGGTCCAGTCGGCCACGCTGAACGGCCAGGCGCTGCCCGCGGCGGCCTTCACCGGCCATCGCCTGCGGTTGGAGGACCTGGCCGAGCGCAACGAGCTCGTCGTGGACGCGCGCTGCCGGTACCAGCGCACCGGTGTGGGGCTGCACCGCTTCACCGACCCCGTGGACGGCCACGTGTACCTGCATACCCAGTTCGAGCCGTTCGACGCCCACCGCGTGTACGCGTGCTTCGACCAGCCCGACCTGAAGGCGCCGTTCACGCTGCGTGTCGAGGCTCCCGCCGGTTGGGAGTGCATCTCCAACGCCGCCGCCGAGGAGCGCCCCGACGAGGGCGTGGCGGGGACCTGGCGCTTCGGGCAGACCCTCGCGCTGTCGCCCTACATCACCGCCCTGGTCGCCGGTCCCTTCCACGCCGTCCACGAGCCGTTCACCCTCGAGGTCGACGGCATGGCGGCCCAGGACATCCCCCTCGGGGTGTACTGCCGGCGGTCGCTGGCCGAGTACCTCGACACCGACGAGATCCTGGAGGTCACGCGCCAGGCGTTCGCGTTCTTCACCGAGGCGTTCGGCTACCCCTACCCCTTCGGCAAGTACGACCAGCTGTTCGTCCCCGAGTTCAGCTTCGGGGCGATGGAGAACGCCGGCTGCGTCACCTTCAGCGAGGGCTACGTGTTCCGCTCGAAGGTCACCGACGCGGCACGGCAGTCACGGGCCTCGACGATCACCCACGAGATGGCGCACATGTGGTTCGGTGACCTGGTCACGATGCGCTGGTGGGACGACCTGTGGTTGAACGAGAGCTTCGCCACCTACATGGGGACCCTGGCCCTGGCCGAGGCGACCCGCTTCGACACCGCGTGGGCCCGCTTCGCGGGCAGCACCAAGTCCTGGGCCCTCAGCCAGGACCAGCTGCCGACCACGCACCCGATCGCCGCGGACATCGTCGACACCGACGCGGTGCGCACCCACTTCGACGGGATCACCTACGCCAAGGGCGCGTCGGTGCTGAAGCAGCTGGTCGCGTGGGTGGGCCGCGAGGCGTTCCTCTCGGGGGTCCGCGACTACTTCGCGCGCCACGCGTTCGGCAACGCCGAGCTCAGCGACTTCCTGGCGGCGCTGGAGGCCGCCGGCGGCCGCGACCTGGGCGAGTGGTCCAAGCAGTGGCTGCAGACCGCCGGGGTCACCACCCTGCGCGTGGAGGTCTCGAGCCGCATCGACCTGCAGACCGAGGACGGCCGCTACAACGCGGTCACCATCAACCAGGAGGCCACCGAGGAGCACCCGACCCTGCGCGACCACCGGCTGGTCGTCGGCTGCTACACGCTGACCCGCGCTGAGCTGGGTCGCACCAGGCGCGTCGAGCTGGACGTGACCGGGCCGAGCACCGAGGTCGAGGAGCTGGCCGACGAGAAGGCCGCCGACCTCCTGCTGCCCAACGACGAGGATCTCGCCTTCGCCAAGGTGCGCCTCGACGACTGGTCGGTGGGCACGCTGCTGGCCAACCTCTCGCGGATCACAGACCCGCTGGCCCGCTCGCTGTGCTGGGGCGCCCTGTGGGACCAGACCCGCGACGCCGAGCTGCCGGCCCGGCGGTTCGTCCGCCTGGTGGCCGACCACGCCGCCGCCGAGTACGAGATCGGCACCTTGCAGTCGCTGCTCGGCCAGGCCGTGTCGGCCATCATGCGCTTCGGCGACCCGGACAACCGCGAGGCCGCCAAGGCTCTGCTCGCCGACGCCGTGCGCCACGAGCTCGACGGAGCCGAGGCGGGCAGCGACCGCCAGCTGGTGTGGGTGCGCCAGCTCGCCAGCCTGGCCGCCACCGAGCAGGACCGGGCCTGGGCCCGCGGGCTGCTCGACGGTGCGGTGGAGGTGCCCGGGCTGGCCGTGGACACCGAGCTGCGCTGGCACCTGGTCGGCGGGCTGGCCGCCGTCGGCGACGCCGACGAGGCACTGATCGCAGCCGAGGCCGACCGTGACCAGACCGACATGGGTGCGCGACGTGCCGCCGGCGCGCGCGCGGCCCGCCCCATCGCCGAGGCCAAGGCCGAGGCATGGGCCGCCCTCACCGAGGACCGCCATCTGACCCTGGCCATGATGCGGGCGCTGGTCGGCGGGTTCTCCCAAGCCGGGCAGGAGGAGGTCCTGGCCCCCTACGTCGATCCCTACGTCGACCTGCTGGCGGACGTGTGGGCGACCCGCACGCCCGAGGAGGCGCTGCTGCTCACCAGCGGGCTGTACCCGTCCCCGGTGGTGAGCGAGGACGCCGTCGCCGCGGCCGACCGGGCGCTGGCGCTCGAGGGCCTGCCCGCGCCCGGGCGGCGGATGGTCATCGAGGCGCGCGACAGCACCCAGCGGGCGCTGCGGGCCCGTGCCGCCGACCGCTCCTGA
- a CDS encoding phosphoribosyltransferase family protein, which translates to MFADRRDAGRQLAAQLSHYADADAVVLALPRGGVPVAVEVAAALDAPLDVIVARKLGAPGRPELGVGAVAEGGDPIFDHDALGLLGLDVADLADTVEAERAELDRRVHRYRGERPLTAVRGRTAVLVDDGLATGVTARAALRALRGHGPDRLVLAVPVAAPRTARRMADEADDVVVVATPPGFAAVGQWYRDFAQTTDEEVQALLAASTDNRSGAGTTVGGARRRDAHAREVTIPAGHAQLAGDLTVPRGARGVVVFAHGSGSSRHSPRNRQVAATLQEAGLATLLIDLLTPEEEQVDAPTGALRFDIALLATRLVAATDWVAAEAATSGLPVGYFGASTGAACALVAAVERPDVAAVVSRGGRPDLAGAALPRVAAPTLLVVGGADTPVIQMNRDAMARMTAGTRLEIVEGATHLFPEPGALERVAGLAVGWFTHHL; encoded by the coding sequence ATGTTCGCCGACCGTCGAGACGCCGGCCGACAGCTGGCCGCGCAGCTCTCCCACTACGCCGACGCCGACGCGGTCGTGCTGGCCCTGCCCCGCGGGGGGGTGCCGGTCGCCGTGGAGGTGGCGGCGGCACTGGATGCCCCGTTGGACGTGATCGTCGCCCGCAAGCTCGGCGCGCCCGGACGGCCCGAGCTGGGTGTGGGTGCCGTCGCCGAGGGCGGCGACCCGATCTTCGACCACGACGCCCTCGGTCTGCTCGGACTGGACGTCGCGGATCTGGCGGACACCGTCGAGGCCGAACGTGCCGAGCTCGACCGGCGCGTGCACCGCTACCGCGGCGAGCGTCCCCTGACCGCGGTGCGGGGGCGCACCGCGGTGCTGGTCGACGACGGGCTGGCCACCGGTGTCACCGCCCGCGCGGCGCTGCGGGCGCTGCGCGGCCACGGGCCCGACCGTCTGGTGCTCGCGGTGCCGGTCGCCGCCCCCCGCACGGCCCGGCGCATGGCCGACGAGGCCGACGACGTGGTGGTCGTCGCCACCCCCCCGGGCTTCGCCGCGGTGGGCCAGTGGTACCGCGACTTCGCCCAGACCACCGACGAGGAGGTGCAGGCCCTGCTGGCCGCGAGCACCGACAACAGGTCCGGCGCCGGGACGACGGTGGGTGGGGCGCGGCGCCGGGACGCGCATGCCCGGGAGGTCACCATCCCGGCGGGGCACGCGCAGCTCGCCGGTGACCTCACCGTGCCCCGGGGAGCGCGCGGGGTCGTGGTGTTCGCCCACGGCAGCGGCTCCAGCCGTCACAGCCCCCGCAACCGCCAGGTGGCCGCGACCCTGCAGGAAGCCGGTCTCGCCACGCTGCTGATCGACCTGCTGACCCCCGAGGAGGAACAGGTCGACGCGCCGACGGGCGCGCTGCGCTTCGACATCGCGCTGCTGGCCACCCGGCTGGTGGCAGCCACCGACTGGGTCGCTGCGGAGGCCGCCACGAGCGGCCTGCCGGTGGGCTACTTCGGCGCCTCGACCGGTGCGGCGTGCGCGCTGGTCGCCGCCGTGGAGCGCCCCGACGTCGCCGCCGTGGTGTCTCGTGGCGGGCGCCCGGACCTCGCCGGCGCGGCGCTCCCCCGGGTGGCGGCACCGACGCTGCTGGTCGTCGGCGGCGCCGACACACCGGTGATCCAGATGAACCGCGACGCGATGGCGCGGATGACCGCGGGCACCCGCTTGGAGATCGTCGAGGGCGCCACCCACCTGTTCCCCGAACCGGGAGCCCTGGAGCGCGTGGCTGGCCTCGCGGTCGGCTGGTTCACCCACCACCTGTGA
- a CDS encoding SURF1 family protein, which translates to MYRFLLSPKWIVGHVLVVGLAVTFVLLGFWQLDRHEQRTTRNALVAERIDAPAAELSDLAGLPADDLAYRRVRLSGRYVVDEEVLLTPRARDGRPGHHVLSPLVTDAGDAVIVDRGWVPFELADPPVPQAAPPEGEVRVSGLVFPDEPTARFTPGIRAEGHLTTVSRVDLERLQQQVERPLRPYYVLLQDQDPAGADLPVAADTPELTAGNHLSYAVQWFLFAAVGLVGYPALVRRTALERRDEAAAPDDSRAATGDLSELPAP; encoded by the coding sequence ATGTACCGTTTCCTGCTGTCCCCCAAGTGGATCGTCGGCCACGTGCTGGTGGTGGGACTCGCCGTGACGTTCGTCCTGCTGGGGTTCTGGCAGCTCGACCGCCACGAGCAGCGCACGACGCGCAACGCGCTCGTGGCCGAGCGGATCGACGCCCCCGCCGCCGAGCTGTCCGACCTGGCGGGCCTGCCCGCCGACGACCTCGCGTACCGGCGGGTGCGGCTGTCCGGGCGCTACGTGGTGGACGAGGAGGTGCTGCTGACCCCGCGGGCCCGTGACGGGCGGCCGGGCCACCACGTGCTGAGCCCGCTGGTCACCGACGCGGGTGATGCCGTGATCGTCGACCGGGGTTGGGTGCCCTTCGAGCTCGCCGACCCGCCGGTGCCCCAAGCCGCGCCCCCCGAGGGCGAGGTGCGTGTCTCCGGCCTGGTGTTCCCCGACGAGCCCACCGCCCGGTTCACCCCGGGGATCCGCGCGGAGGGCCACCTCACGACCGTGTCGCGCGTCGACCTCGAGCGCCTCCAGCAGCAGGTCGAGCGCCCGCTGCGGCCCTACTACGTGCTGCTGCAGGACCAGGACCCGGCCGGTGCGGACCTCCCGGTGGCCGCCGACACGCCGGAGCTGACCGCGGGCAACCACCTGTCCTACGCGGTGCAGTGGTTCCTCTTCGCCGCCGTCGGCCTGGTCGGCTACCCCGCGCTCGTCCGCCGCACGGCGCTGGAACGCCGCGACGAGGCGGCGGCCCCCGACGACAGCCGGGCCGCGACCGGCGACCTGAGCGAGCTGCCGGCCCCGTAG
- the katG gene encoding catalase/peroxidase HPI translates to MSDSVSESENPVVPAPTPEATRPRTNRDWWPNQPDLSVLHQHSPRSNPMDEDFDYAAEFATLDVEALKQDIFAVMTSSQDWWPADYGHYGPLFIRMSWHAAGTYRIHDGRGGGGDGAQRFAPLSSWPDNASLDKARRLLWPVKQKYGRRISWADLLVFAGDCAMQSMGLSTFGFGFGREDIWEPEEIFWGPEDTWLGDERYSGDRELAEPFGAVQMGLIYVNPEGPNGNPDPVAAAKDIRDTFGRMGMNDEETAALIAGGHTFGKCHGAVGEEYLGPEPDACPVEHQGLGWHNTYGSGKGPDTLTSGLEGAWTNEPIQWDNGFLDNLWGYDWELTESPAGAKQWTPKNPEAQGTVPDAHDPSKRHAPMMLTTDLALKVDPIYGPITKRFHEHPDEFADAFAKAWYKLLHRDMGPVSRYLGPWVAEPQVWQDPVPEVDHALITDADVAALKGTILASGLSVSHLVSTAWASAATFRGTDKRGGANGARIRLAPQRDWEANEPAQLATVLQALEQVQQDFNAAQSGGTKVSLADLIVLGGCAAVEQAAKDAGHDLTVPFAPGRTDASQEQTDVETFAVLEPAADGFRNYLRPGAKLSPETLLVDRANLLTLTAPEMTVLLGGMRALDATYRHARHGVFTDRPETLTNDFFVNLLDMRTEWKASASSEHVYEGRDRGTGAVMWTATAADLVFGSNSQLRAMAEVYASDDAQEKFVRDFVAAWDKVMMLDRFDLA, encoded by the coding sequence GTGTCTGACAGCGTCAGCGAAAGCGAGAACCCCGTAGTCCCCGCCCCGACTCCCGAGGCGACGCGGCCCCGGACGAACCGGGACTGGTGGCCGAACCAGCCCGACCTCTCGGTCCTCCACCAGCACTCGCCCCGGTCCAACCCGATGGACGAGGACTTCGACTACGCCGCGGAGTTCGCGACGCTCGACGTCGAGGCGCTGAAGCAGGACATCTTCGCGGTGATGACCTCGTCGCAGGACTGGTGGCCGGCCGACTACGGCCATTACGGGCCGCTGTTCATCCGGATGAGCTGGCATGCCGCGGGCACGTACCGCATCCACGACGGCCGGGGTGGTGGCGGCGACGGCGCGCAGCGCTTCGCGCCCCTGAGCAGCTGGCCCGACAACGCGAGCCTCGACAAGGCACGCCGGTTGCTCTGGCCGGTCAAGCAGAAGTACGGCCGGCGGATCTCCTGGGCCGACCTCCTGGTCTTCGCCGGCGACTGTGCCATGCAGTCGATGGGGTTGTCCACGTTCGGCTTCGGCTTCGGGCGCGAGGACATCTGGGAGCCCGAGGAGATCTTCTGGGGGCCCGAGGACACGTGGCTCGGCGATGAGCGCTACAGCGGGGACCGGGAGCTCGCCGAACCGTTCGGCGCCGTGCAGATGGGGCTGATCTACGTGAACCCGGAGGGCCCCAACGGCAACCCGGATCCGGTGGCTGCCGCCAAGGACATCCGCGACACCTTCGGCCGGATGGGGATGAACGACGAGGAGACGGCTGCGCTCATCGCCGGCGGCCACACCTTCGGCAAGTGCCACGGTGCGGTCGGGGAGGAGTACCTCGGTCCCGAACCCGACGCCTGCCCCGTCGAGCACCAGGGCCTCGGCTGGCACAACACCTACGGCAGCGGTAAGGGCCCAGATACCCTCACCAGTGGGCTGGAGGGCGCCTGGACCAACGAGCCGATCCAGTGGGACAACGGCTTCCTCGACAACCTGTGGGGGTACGACTGGGAGCTGACGGAGAGCCCCGCCGGGGCGAAGCAGTGGACGCCCAAGAACCCCGAGGCCCAGGGGACCGTGCCCGACGCCCACGATCCGTCGAAGCGCCACGCCCCCATGATGCTGACGACGGACCTGGCCCTGAAGGTGGATCCGATCTACGGGCCGATCACGAAGCGCTTCCACGAGCACCCCGACGAGTTCGCCGACGCGTTCGCCAAGGCGTGGTACAAGCTGCTGCACCGCGACATGGGGCCCGTCTCGCGCTACCTCGGCCCGTGGGTTGCCGAGCCCCAGGTGTGGCAGGACCCGGTCCCCGAGGTCGACCACGCCCTGATCACCGACGCCGACGTCGCCGCCCTCAAGGGCACGATCCTCGCTTCGGGACTGTCCGTCTCCCATCTGGTCTCCACCGCCTGGGCGTCGGCGGCCACCTTCCGCGGCACCGACAAGCGTGGCGGGGCCAACGGGGCGAGGATCCGCCTCGCCCCGCAGCGCGACTGGGAGGCCAACGAGCCGGCCCAGCTGGCCACGGTGCTCCAGGCCCTCGAGCAGGTCCAACAGGACTTCAACGCCGCGCAGTCCGGCGGCACGAAGGTCTCGCTCGCCGACCTGATCGTCCTGGGCGGCTGCGCGGCCGTCGAGCAGGCGGCGAAGGACGCCGGGCACGACCTCACGGTCCCGTTCGCGCCGGGGCGCACCGACGCCTCGCAGGAGCAGACCGACGTGGAGACCTTCGCCGTGCTCGAACCGGCCGCGGACGGGTTCCGCAACTACCTCCGTCCCGGAGCGAAGCTGTCGCCCGAGACCCTGCTGGTGGACCGGGCCAACCTGCTGACGCTGACCGCTCCCGAGATGACGGTGCTGCTCGGCGGCATGCGGGCGCTGGACGCCACCTACAGGCATGCTCGGCACGGCGTGTTCACCGACCGGCCCGAGACGTTGACCAACGACTTCTTCGTGAACCTGCTCGACATGCGCACGGAGTGGAAGGCGTCCGCGTCGTCCGAGCACGTGTACGAAGGACGCGATCGTGGTACGGGCGCGGTCATGTGGACCGCCACCGCCGCCGACCTCGTCTTCGGGTCGAACTCGCAGCTGCGCGCCATGGCGGAGGTCTATGCATCCGACGACGCGCAGGAGAAGTTCGTGCGCGACTTCGTGGCGGCGTGGGACAAGGTCATGATGCTCGACCGCTTCGACCTCGCCTGA
- a CDS encoding cyclase family protein, which produces MTVYDISAPLRGDLPVWPGEQGLRRELVAEQPEDPATVSHLSLGAHTGTHVDAPVHFLPGGGGVETFPPDAFVGRCHVVDLRGVHERIGADDLSRADLPAGAERILARTRNSGWSRTDRAFREDYVAYDPSAAQWCLDRGVRLLGIDYVSIETFAAQHDGFPVHKALLGAGVAVLEGLDLDGVAAGAYDLAALPLLLPGSDGAPARAVLVG; this is translated from the coding sequence ATGACCGTCTACGACATCAGTGCCCCCTTGCGGGGCGACCTGCCGGTTTGGCCCGGGGAGCAGGGGCTGCGCCGCGAGCTCGTCGCCGAGCAGCCCGAGGACCCGGCGACGGTCTCCCACCTGTCGCTCGGCGCCCACACGGGCACCCATGTCGACGCGCCCGTGCACTTCCTGCCCGGCGGCGGCGGCGTGGAGACGTTCCCGCCCGACGCGTTCGTCGGCCGCTGCCACGTCGTGGACCTGCGCGGGGTCCACGAGCGTATCGGCGCAGACGACCTCAGCCGCGCCGACCTGCCGGCCGGGGCCGAGCGGATCCTGGCCCGCACCCGCAACTCGGGATGGAGTCGCACCGATCGCGCGTTCCGCGAGGACTACGTCGCCTATGACCCCTCGGCCGCGCAGTGGTGCCTGGATCGGGGCGTCCGGCTGCTCGGCATCGACTACGTGTCGATCGAGACCTTCGCCGCCCAGCACGACGGCTTCCCCGTCCACAAGGCGCTGCTCGGGGCCGGCGTCGCGGTCCTCGAAGGGCTCGACCTCGACGGTGTCGCGGCCGGGGCCTACGACCTCGCCGCGCTGCCCCTGCTCCTGCCCGGCTCCGACGGCGCGCCCGCACGGGCGGTGCTCGTCGGCTGA
- a CDS encoding YhjD/YihY/BrkB family envelope integrity protein: MGGTDQVEAATERAADVSERLPGSVRAVIEGAARHQTLVLAAGLAFFGLLSLSPAVGVGLGLLRMVAPDHLINTLIDTLQHSFPETLGLGGLLEQMQDQGARYAGVGMVVLLWPATTLASGWRRALDAVCEQESPLAIRGLLGRVKGLAVGLVLLAGMLRCPGRGCGWERRGRRSAWPS; the protein is encoded by the coding sequence GTGGGCGGGACCGATCAGGTGGAAGCGGCGACCGAGCGGGCGGCAGACGTCAGCGAGCGCCTGCCCGGCAGTGTGCGTGCCGTCATCGAGGGTGCCGCCCGGCACCAGACGCTGGTCCTCGCCGCAGGGCTGGCGTTCTTCGGCCTCCTGTCGCTCAGCCCGGCGGTCGGCGTGGGGCTGGGGCTCCTGCGGATGGTGGCACCCGACCACCTGATCAACACCCTGATCGACACGCTGCAGCACAGCTTCCCCGAGACCCTGGGGCTCGGTGGCCTGCTGGAGCAGATGCAAGACCAGGGCGCCAGGTACGCCGGTGTGGGGATGGTCGTGCTGCTCTGGCCCGCCACGACCCTGGCGAGCGGGTGGCGGCGCGCGCTCGATGCCGTGTGCGAGCAGGAGAGCCCGCTGGCGATTCGCGGTCTGCTCGGGCGGGTCAAGGGCCTCGCCGTCGGCCTGGTGCTGCTGGCCGGGATGCTCCGCTGCCCTGGTCGAGGCTGTGGGTGGGAGCGGCGTGGTCGACGCTCGGCGTGGCCGTCGTGA
- a CDS encoding ATP-binding SpoIIE family protein phosphatase: protein MRGGPDDASGTSFWVAQRCAPNRWVLAVGDASGRQGRAALAGSEAVQAARSYHTGVTSAMQLLNRRFAPVSGDGHGTLGLVFAVLELDRCGAWVTIGSAGHPRPVLVRRAGWIDVRGQAGPPLGTAGGSGYGEDRVGLGPGDALVFTAGGVADARDAAGEAFSEERLPETLLAAVGQPAGVLAAEVLGAVSDHVGGDAPAEATVLVVRVPDDAADDPDKRLRSALPTLSADGALPGYPVGVPHWAPNQRPTPPREARILLPPAESSVPVGRRFARGVLHSWRLSDLAEVGDVELTTSELLGNAVRYGEDDITVLLGYDGTRVRVAVGDGSRLLPQSRPAGAFDVSGRGLPIVEALAAAVGVSPTVDGKRVWAEIDASR from the coding sequence ATGCGGGGCGGTCCGGACGACGCTTCCGGCACCAGCTTCTGGGTCGCCCAACGGTGCGCGCCGAACCGCTGGGTGTTGGCAGTCGGCGACGCGTCGGGGCGCCAGGGCAGGGCCGCGCTCGCGGGCAGCGAGGCCGTCCAGGCGGCTCGCAGCTACCACACGGGCGTCACCTCGGCGATGCAGCTGCTGAACCGTCGTTTCGCCCCGGTGAGCGGGGACGGCCACGGGACCCTCGGCCTCGTCTTTGCGGTCCTTGAGCTCGACCGCTGTGGCGCCTGGGTCACGATCGGTTCCGCCGGCCATCCCCGCCCGGTGCTGGTGCGCCGGGCGGGATGGATCGACGTCCGGGGCCAGGCAGGTCCTCCGCTGGGCACGGCCGGGGGGTCTGGCTACGGCGAGGACCGCGTGGGCTTGGGTCCGGGCGACGCGCTGGTGTTCACCGCTGGCGGGGTTGCCGACGCCCGTGACGCCGCCGGTGAGGCCTTCTCCGAAGAGCGCCTGCCGGAGACGCTCCTGGCCGCGGTGGGCCAACCAGCCGGCGTGCTGGCGGCCGAGGTGCTCGGGGCAGTGTCTGACCACGTTGGCGGCGACGCTCCTGCGGAGGCGACGGTGCTGGTCGTGCGTGTGCCCGACGACGCCGCGGACGACCCCGACAAGCGTCTGCGCAGCGCCCTGCCGACCTTGTCCGCCGACGGCGCCCTGCCCGGCTACCCGGTCGGCGTGCCGCACTGGGCGCCGAACCAGCGGCCGACCCCACCGCGCGAGGCACGCATCCTCCTCCCACCGGCGGAGTCCTCGGTGCCCGTCGGGCGCCGGTTCGCCAGGGGCGTCCTGCACAGCTGGCGCCTGTCCGACCTCGCCGAGGTCGGCGACGTCGAGCTCACGACGAGCGAGCTGCTGGGCAACGCCGTGCGATACGGCGAAGACGACATCACGGTGCTGCTCGGCTACGACGGCACCCGGGTCCGCGTCGCGGTCGGCGATGGGTCGCGCCTCCTGCCGCAGTCGCGACCGGCCGGCGCCTTCGACGTCAGCGGTCGCGGCCTCCCCATCGTCGAGGCTCTCGCCGCCGCGGTCGGTGTGTCACCGACCGTCGACGGAAAGCGCGTGTGGGCGGAGATCGACGCCAGCAGGTGA